The DNA segment ttgatttggtaAAAATAATCCCGGCTTGGTAATGCAAGTCTTAGCATCGGCCACTAAGTTTTGATTGTGATCTGAACCTGCTTTTTCCACAGACACTTCGAATTTGCTTGAAGTCGCACCCACGTCAATTCCCTCAGAGGATTGTGTGGCATTTATGCTCTCCACAGGCTGAATTCCACCggccaaaaatgtttgcaaaaaatTGCCACGACCGCACCCACGTCCAACTGAGATGTTGACATTTTGAAAAGATGTTGCTAATTCGTTGGCGACATTGTCCCTGGCAACACGTCGATACTCGCCGCTTGATAGCGATTGATCAGCATCCAAGCCGCTATCCTTAGTTTGATCGCCAGTACTAGCCGAAATTTCAGAAGGCTCATCTTTTTTTCTTGAACAAAGCCAATAAGTTGCCACGACCAGACATGTCCTATacatgcaaaacaaaagcaaatatacatatacaaatgtacatacatatgaattaCTTGGACAATTGTCAATAAGAATAACTTACGGACACAAACTatctttttgtatttcgtatttcgtcactctattttgcttttgacaAATTATATACGCACAATTGTagaaatacacacatgtaGAAATTCCTCTACAAATTATACAGTTAGTTTTCCTTCGATTTACAAAATGGCGGCAAGCCACGACCTTTTTGCGTAGTGAGAAtgacaaaatgcaattacaatgTTTACCAAAAGCACATGTATGTGCGTGTTTTCATCAACAAACTggtaattgaataataaacttagaTTTACCTATATATTTTGCTATACGAAATTTTTCTTACCGTACGAAATAGGTGCGATATAATCTGCTTTAATAGTACTTTtgctctatttttttttacaaatcgtaatacaaattattctCGGAAATTATACTCGAACAACAAATTGGAACTGATCGGTTTCTGAAATGAAAACTTCAAACTGTTTTATTAGTTACAGTGTGACCACCAGCAATATTTTTgaaacatacatttttacaccgatataccaaaatacagaAACGCCGAGAACTGGAATCTGTTTACACTTCGAGAAATATGGGCAACGGTAATTTCTCAATATGGCGGCTCTGAAATGTCAGCTGTTCAAATTTAAACACGAGTTGGCGAACAATTCAAAAAACAGCACGCGCATTTTATAAtggaaaattttcttaaatttcagGATTTTATTGAGGATTTTGACGAAGTGGACGGAAAATTAACGGAGTATAGAGTATAGGCCATTGTAAATAGTAAGGAAATCGCCATCAGTTCGGggctatgtacatatgtaagtagATTTGCTGGCAGCActgtaatatttacataaatacatttactttttagtAACGGCATGGGTGTTTTTGGGAGCGCGATGTTCCTGGAAACAGCGAATCATTTTTTGAAgataattttcgaattaataGGGAGGAGTTTGGCACCCTTGTGGAACGACTTTGTGGATTGGCCAAAAAAGGCACTACATTTCTCCTCCCATAACTCGAACAACCTAGCCTCGGGATGCCACTCCACGATATTGACGGCTTTCGAGTTTTTTGGCTTATCTAAAAAGTGCGTTCGCTATTTCTACGTAGCGCGCGGACGTAGAAAAACCGTCTTTTCTGTCTTATGGGCTTTTACATAGGGCGAACGTAACATTCGGCCTGAacggaaaaaacaaaagaaaaccgGTTTTGGGTGCAGTGGAAATAAGCTTATTAGTGTTTGTCAACAACACTTTTTCACACTATTGCAGTACCAGTCCCACAGAATCTCCGTTAAACTGTAGAAAATCTcaagcaacattttttattcTCATACAATTCGgatattgtttcttttttcgtaaaacaaaataaatatatcttcatgattatattataatttgatatatattgcTCACTAATTATGAAAACcgtataaaatttttaaagcGCGCAgtacaattttgaataaacatTGACACGCCATATATCCGATACTTAAATTCATCCCTGATCCACACAACACTTTTTGTGAAATCGATATTTATATTAGCGATACTACGATAACAATTTCCTAAACATCGTCTAGATCGCtggtaaattgtaatttaagtactggttgtaaatattattattaatgcagttatgaaatgaaataagcATTGTATTCGCTATTTCATTATagcaaaatacgaaaaatgtAATGGTTTCCTTTCAATACATAAaatttacacacatacatattaattacatttatagaACATTATTATACCTTGATTTTGCTACCATCAAGGAATGGgatgaaaattcaaatttaccGGGCCTTCTCTCGACAGAGATACCACCCAGTCAGTTTCTATGCTGACTACGATACAATCTCCTAGTCTGTCATTAAAACCAAAATAGCGCAAGACATTCATTTGAGGTCCAAGATCCAAAAGACAAGTGCAGAATACAAAACTGGTTTTCTTTCATATGATTTCTGTCTATAGTTgttcatatgtacatatgtatgtgcagtGCCGGGTTTGCGTTATTTTTAACCAATAACTGAcggaataaataaaatactttacgAATTGCCCTCgtcaattatttttagcaaagaGCTTTTCGCCTGTGTTGTGTGAATTCTGTAAAGAAAAAGTTCGTTTAGTGTTATACTTCAACTCGGTGCTTAAGCAATAGGAGGGAGAGCTTAAACGTGAGATCATCGATTTCAAGGAATATACAAACAAGTTTACACATCTCAATTGGCTATGTACGTACATTTGTATACATTcattaacatatgtatgcagtatataccaaaacatacATGCATTTATACACATATTCTTATGTttgttatgtatataaacatCTATGTATTGGTAAATGCAATgacaaatgtatttataactactatttaaagaaaaaattatgCTTTTTAAGCGAATGTGtgtctatataaataaatgaactcAGCGTACAGACAACgtgtgtatataaatatcagtacatatgtacgtatgtaagGTTGCAAACGTACAAACAAAAGTCGCTGGTGATAAAGTTTTTCGGTCCCTACCTACTTCCACACCTCTTATCAAACTGAAATCTCATGACGTAACTTCATTGTATATGTAGATCCGGAATTTATTTGTCTATATCTCTGTggattttttttacatttaatcaggaagtttcaaatatttattgtgaaGCAAGAAGAAAGTGGTCTCTCATGGCTGTCGTGCATtcttcaaatgcaaatacctGTATATGAAATCGTGATCTATTTTTATCAGTCCAACCCAATACAATGGAGGAACACGAAATAGAACACTTGCCATTTGCATGAATTCATTCTAATTAGAACGCGCCACTTGTAAATATCACACGAAATGTTTGCgattaatttgtgtttatcaatttattgtaCAAACATAAAGATTACTTGGCAGCTTTGACAACAGAGCCTAAccattgttatttgttgtttttaatattgataGAAAGATACTCTAAACAGCTGACTTGACTTTGTGTGCTTGCAGCCCTGAAGATCGACTTATCAATGCAATGAATTGACGTGCAATGAACTCAATTGAAGACATGTATACAATTTGAACAACAGCTCAGTTGTTAGTTTGGCTGCATGCAAGCGTAGtgttaaaaactattttaaccCTTAATAGTACAAATCATATAAGTCCgtgcaaattttaaaattttgattttgacagttttttaatttctcatttATTAAACGGTGATAAATAAATTCAGCAAATATGTTCAACATTTCGATCAATGgtccaaaaaaataaataaaccataAAATGTACGCTGCAGATTTTTTATCGACTTATCGAAgttaatttacaataaatgtCATGAAATTGAAACggattttgtaatttttaatataaatttttaaaatgttaaatagaattatatacaataagtGAATCTACattgaaacaaataaatttaaaaacatatatatatatattgttatatatatataaattttttttttttgttatcgaATTAATTGCAGATCTTCCACAGAATCTGCATTTTCTGTTATCGACAAGTGCAGATTATGTGGAGGCTCTGcaagtaattttttttttgtttccgTATCGAAAACCGAGTAGGTATCGTCAATATCGTAACACGAAAGAATATATCATTACAATAACAGATTCGCAATTAAGAGCcaataatataatgaaagcATACATATTCTTAATACTTTAAGGACGATGCGTTCGAGCACTGGTTCGGAGAGGTCTTCGAGTCAACTTTCAATATATGATTATCCAGAGCATTTGAATCCATTTGCCGATGATGACAATCACAAGCGTTTGCGATTTTGGAGTTTATCAAAACGCGGCGATAACAGACGGCGAAGTTTTTCGGTTGGAAACTTAAAAGAGTTGTGGTTAGTATTGTATACCAATTTAATCCATTATTctgtatacaattttaaaatatgcaattctTTAAAGGCCTCTCAAAACTTTTTCATTAAGAAAAAAGAAGTCATCGACTTTGGGTATACAGAAGACATCAGAAAGCCCTCCAGTTTTACGTCGGAGTTTAGAACCAAACTCTCTGTACCCAGGAGACCAGGCGTTCAGAAGACAATATACGAATTCCTTGCAGAATATCAATACACCAAGAGGTGTAAGTGGCTAGCCTTATAAATTAACATTGCAATACACAGAGTAatataagattttttttagCTAAGATCGAGCGGTACAAACTTTAGTCCCGTTCACAATCCCCATCAACGGTCAACAATAAGTGAAGGGTATTTAACGCCGTTAAGTCAGCGATACCATCCAACCAggtgaatatttttatttttattatgttaagAGCTATtgttaaaatcaatatttatcgatataattcgttttttcattcataattttcaGATCTTCACAGACCAGTTTAGTGAGTTCAAATCCATTTGAAAGTGATATAGAGTCGGATGCGACCGACATTGGAAGTGTTTCACTTGGCGGAGTCCGCAAATCCTATCGCAAAAAGAGAAGAGCACCTTTAGCACCAACTAAGGAGATGGTAAGAACACATTTaagtatttgcaaattatttattaaagttttctttatttttgtagctGAGTAAGACGTCGACTCCCGTAAATGGAAAACAAGAGGATAGTGAATTGAAAGTTGAGCAAAATAAAGCGATTCGATCCCTTGCCGATGAAATAgaacaatttgtaaataatagtAATGAGACTTCCACTGATCCAATCCCAACAGTCGTAGTGGAGTCCCCCTCTCCTCGCCCCGAAAGTCCTCAaactacaaacaacaactcaGAACCGCCAATATTCGCCAAAGTTCGAATCCCAAGCAAATCTACAGAAAGTGATACAAGTTTGCAGGAGGATACGATAACAATAACGACTGTTACTTGTTCTTCAACGATCGATCCCGTGACAGAAATTAAAACTGTGCAAATAGATAAATTGAATAGTAATTTAGATCAAAACACAAAGTCCCCTGTAGCCGAAAGTCCAAAAATTGAACGAAAATTTTCCGGCAAAAAGATTCCACCTAAACCGCCAGTTCGTAGTCATTTTACAAAATCTGAAAATAAGTTGCAAAATATAGAACGTACGTCCTCAAGCAAACCCGTTACGGACACTACACGAGTTGATGAACCGAGTAGCAGTTCAGTAAAAAATCATAGAAACCTCTTTTGTCTCAAAAACTCCAAATAGTGAGCCAAAGATTTTGGAAAAAACTAGTTCTCCAGCCTCTCTCCAAGTCGCAGCTCTATTGCAAGAACAGAACCCGAAGAGGAAAATAAGTTACAGAATGTAGAACATACATTAACAAACGAACAGTCAGCGGTTCTGGCCAAAGTTAAAATTGTAGAATCTTCCACTGCCATAGGAAGTCCACAACATGATCCAAAGattccacaacaacaaacaagctCTCCCGTCCCTCCAAGACGCAGGAGTATTGCTAAAGAAAATAAGATCCAGATTGTTGAACCGATAGTGAAAGCTCTTCAAATTGATGAATCTACTAGTTCTTCAGTTGATATTGTATCAGAAGCAACGAAAACTGAATCAAAGATTATATCTTCATCTATAGTTACAGGACCAAATGATAAACAAGCTGTTGAAACTAAAACAGTTACATTTATTGAAAGTTCACAAACTGAGCACAAAATCCCAGATCAAATAAATCTACCGAAGCCGACAACTTCAGAACTGCCCCTTGTTGAAGAAACTAAGATAGCGAATACAGAACACACTTTAACAAACGTGGCGGTGACTGGAAATTTGCctgaagataaaataaatagacaacCTCTAAGTCAATCAAGTGAACGCAAAGGCCTTAATAATCTTTCAACTGCTCAAAAGTATTGtttcaaagaaaacaacaacgctGAGAATTACGAGTACTTAAACAAGCCTTTGACAATTTTTGAAAACTCTGAGAGAAAATCAGAACGTCCTGACGATGGAGGAGCACAACCCAAACCAAAATCAGTCAAGGAAATTATTGATTCAATCAATCGGAGTCAGAAACTGCTCAAAGATAGTGCAGCAAAGGGAACTACGGTGTATTCAACCGCTTTATACACTGAAAACAACAATATTGGACCGATAAGTAATCAAAGAAGTTCGCAGGTGCCTCAGGAGATATCTCCAAATATATCAACGGCCAGCAGCTCGGGTGCTCCGTTGGAAAATGAGCAGCAAGTGGaacaaaactattttcaaaaaagcaaaatcaataaaaccGCCTTTCAATATCGTGAGTCTTCCCCAACAGCGTTAAATTTAGATTGGAATCCTCTGCCAAAACCAAAGAGAATTAATAACGGTTCatcaacttaaaataaattattcgaTTGTATATGGCTTTAGAATTGCATAATTCAATAGTTTTagtttcaaattaatttctgtGCTATGAaatgtccaaaaaaaaaaaagctttgtAACTTGTGtaactatattttttgtatgtaataAATGTATGATATGTGTATCAGTTTGATGGATCTACTTGatgttttctatttataaattctgGCTCCCAGTTTAAGATGAATTTTATGAATTCAAGACTAAGTAacgaatatacatatttatgtaaagCAATCAAGGTTCAAAAATAATACTCCCATGTTAACGTCTCCAAGGTAGTCTTGGCACCTACAGGGGGTTTGTTTTTCATACATTTTCAGTGAAATAAAgtctttatttaaatgtcaTAAAATTTACTTATAAACTTATGTATAAACCATCTAAAATGCATTATAAGTACATATGTTGTTGGAATAAACTTAGCTGTCCAcgaaaattattcaaatgtatatttgttgttttgactgtaattatgtttattatagtattttgtttaatgattAAATGGTCTTACATGATATAATCCCCTGATCAGGATATTGAAGTGTTTTCTGTCAAAATACTATTGGAGAGCAACGAAACTAGTGTAAACGAtcattaaaatacttaaagcatattcaataattaagtaattttgtatgtttttttttttgattactAGTAGTTTTCAAAATCAGAAATCAGTTGAAATAATTACGATTTGTATGTTTTAATGTGTGATTTTTAAGATataaacatttcattcattatcATTATGCTGAAAAAACAATGAATCGcgtttaaattactttttgcATTACGTTAATACAttgggttttcttttttgttttttctttattcaaaattcctcaaattgtttaaaaattaatataatcgTATGTCATGTCATGTGTAGTGTGGATATATAATGCGTTCTTTGAGATTCCTTCAAATCAGTTCTGTAGGCAAAATTAAGATGTTTTGCGTTTGATGAAATTATTGCACCTTTAAAAAAGAAGTTCTATCCCATTTCTATATCCATATTCCATATCTTAAGGACCGTGTAATGATGCTATTTAtgagtacatacatatgtacatgcgtaatttgcataatttaattgcatatcGAGCACATCCACAAAAATACCTAAAGCAACCAAGACTCAAACTGACATCTCAATTGGGGGGAGAATACACATACGTAATTATGAAATGTCGTCTTACAATATCTATATACTTTTTACCGCGTAGTTATGTATGCTTGTCTGTAActatgtataagtatatatatgtatatatttacatttctatttaatatttaactaaattaGACATCTGAACACGGTCAcaattcaaaaagaaaatgctaaacttagtacatatttaaaatggatGTTATATCTACTGTTTGTTATGGTAcaattttttatgcttttcttttgttttgtcatttttttttttgtatttttttttttgaatataccaCGAGGTTTgtgtcgttttgttttttgtaaacataatttgtatttatatgtatgtatatataattgtgttttttgttattttttttttaattcaattgaaggTATCATACGACGTCGTTCGTTTCCTTCAAGCTTGTACAAATAAAAGTAtgagtatatttttaaatattgagtTAATTGATCGACTTaatttacaatacaaaaagaaaaatgatttACCAAGTATAGTTTCAAAAATTGTATACTTTCACATGATTCTTTTGACGACACAAAAAAACCTAACATTGAATTAAAGACTATTACGAACTAATACTATACTTTAGCTCAACTGCTGCCCTGCTGCTGCCcccgtcatcatcatcaatatcagtttttttttttgcgaaatGATAACTTATTCGACAACCCAtccaaacatttaaaaatattatctacgatttttatacaataaataagttttcatGGATTGCGgaagctgcagttgctgtatGCGCTCTTCTAAATTCACTCGGCCAATCTTCTGCCGAATTGTTCTTCGGCACAGATCCATTAATGGCAAGGGTTCAGCTGAAAGCAAAAGGAAATCAATGTTAATATCTATTAAAATTCatgaaataaaaagcaaattagCAAAGTTAATATAATCAAGTGTAACCGATTGCGAGAAACCCATTCAAAAACCCAAAGGGAATTTAATAGGTCAAATACATTCTTCAACAATTTTGAACTGTGCGCTCAACGAATTTAGCTCCCAAAATCTTGAAAGTTTTGATGTTCATATCAAACAGACGGACCTTCATGTATCAAAACTCCTATAAACTTAATTAGGAAATGACTTATGTAttagataataaaatatacttacgATCTAATCCGCCGATGTAACGCATTGTGATCTCGCAGTGTCCCCAGACAGCAGAGACAACTGGATACAATTTCTTGCCTTTGAGGCCTCTAAATGCAATACCCAGGTATTGCTGATCAACAATGAAGCTCAGGGTTCCTTCGTCCATATCTAAAGCTACCAAGAACTTGTCGGGAACCAAGAAGGCTTCGTCATTCTTCAAGATGGCCGGATACGTGATGCCAGCACAATTTTTCGAGTCATGATACAATTTATTGCGTCCCAAATCCCAACCCCAACTTTGTTCTGTGGAACCAACTAAACTTTGATAGCCCACTGAATGCAACGGTGCATCCCCAGATGCAACCCCAACAACTGCATGTGTTCCCCTTTGTCGTGTCGGCCAATATATCTCCCATATATGTAATCCTTTTGTTAATCCAACTTTGCCGCGAATACAATCGGTACTTTGGGCAACGGGATGCCGGTGAAATGTCAATTTATCGTCCTCTTTGACGAATATGTTTAATGAGCGATCCTCCGAGTTCCATGAGTGTTTCAATTGCACTTCTCGGCTGGCTGGCGGCATATCTAGTAATATATCGATGCGAGCGGGTTTCACAAAATCGGCTTGCAATTCTCGGGGTATGATGGGTTTAAATGTTGATTGCGTATCATTACGGTTAACTGTTTTAACACCGCCACTGATTTTTTGACCCATGTTCATGCCACGGCAGCTTCGAGATCGCCTCTGATCGATAGCAACTTTGTACGATAGTCGAAGTCGTTCAAAATCTCTCGGTTCCAAGCGCGATAATACAACGCGCGGCGATAAAGTTGATGATGTTGAAATACTTTGAGGACGTCGCCTATCACTTGACCTAACTGCAGGTGTCCGACCACCCTTATACCtgcaattaatcaaaaataaataaacgaaaaatgCATAAGggtcaataataatataatacatgtGTTTTGCACTCTTAAATCTCAACTCGTTGcgttgtatgtatataaaataaaactgtccatacatacatacaatttaAGCATTGCCTTGAAATAGAAGTTACAGTCTGTGTGAGTgcgtctgtatgtatgtacatatgtatgtttgcatGTATGCGATGTcttagtatatatgtatatgttaaaatgcagatgtaaataaatgtacattAATGTTCGCATGTACGCGTgtggaaaatatttatgtatgtattgtatttacattCAGTACATTGTTCGTGCAATTTtggttaataaaaaaaaacttgattgATGTACCTATGAATGCATTATTGctaatatacttatttatttgtatatgcaATTAACAGACACAATTATGTGTGTATGCCTACAATACATAATATGcctgtttgtattttatgtacatacatacacaattGTGTCAACGCTTGGGATATACGTTtgcatgtatatgtgtgtgaacacgtatttacataatttttgtttgaaataacTCAATTAACTTGCAATTGTTCATTTGCTTCACTCAtttatctttttcttttgttatattttatgtttttaaatatacacatgtgtatgcatgtattaCCTTTTTTTGCCAAGTTCCATTTACAAGAATTTTAACTGgttgttttttataatatcTAAATACAAAATGGCGTCAGCTACGGGACTTCACTAATTTACGGTAGTTAAGTTTACATACGTTgaagtacatatatgtatatttcgaTATGACATTGAAAAAACATTAATCATATATTTATGCGTATATACagattttaatatatgtataacatatatgtacacaGTAGTATAATTTGTTTCTTCACTTCACCTTCTGCACTAAACCCCGCTTACAAAACTACTACACGAGTTGTCAAGGttgcatatacacacacacacgcgcgtaTGTACGCTCGACACATGAACGTTGTATACGAACAGCACAGGGTGACTCGAGCTACTGAACTGGCTCCAGTACGTCGAGTTTCatgccattttgtttgttaccAAAAAAGGTGTTATTACACGAAGATAAAAGTTATCGATTTGGATACATTCATTTCCGAtaactaataaaatatattaaataaaatgttggatgtttttagaataaaataaaaaatatatataaatggaaaaaaaatcaCTTATGATTTTCATGAAACGCAAATAAAAacgataaatttaaaacttattttatattcagctatgataatttgtattaagcaatatttgtatttcgaaATAATATGTATTCTTCTGAAAATCtattaaatgcaaagaaaaaataattaaatatataaagttcTGTCAAATTGCTTgactaatatttttttaaatttagattttatgGATGTGTACAAAATTAATCGATAACTACACACAGTACACTGGCAGTTTTTGATACTACACAAAATATTGGCAATATCaaattttcgatttgttgcattacaaaattttaaaaactgcAGAAATTTATTAGCTAACTAAAAACCATCTGTTAAGCCAAatgaattaaagaaaaatagttCTGTGAttgtaaatatactaaacgCGAATTTCAAAAATCGAGttgtttcttttaatattacaCAGTCAGTAGTCACGAGATGCATTTTCTATATTAGTAATTTTgtatgaaaattataaaaatatttaaaagaatttatgtttgcaactgcttgtataattaaatatatattaaatattcacaGAGTTACAAACATTTTGTACTCGATATTATACCGAGAGCAAATTACTGCATATCCTAATCTTCTTGTACCGATAGTTCACcgatatttttaatgaagtcAATAtcttgtatattaatattttcaggATCATTGATCAATTCATCCATATAACTTGTTTTGGGCCAAACTGGATCAGTGTATGAcatttaaattagttatttATACACTTAGCTCTATGTGCATAGTCGAATATGATAATATGAACTTGGTTGATGATGCCATACTCTAAAATAGTATACGtttcatacaaaatacattttcgaATGACATTTATTAATTGGTGTGGAATCAGGAAGctccaaattaaattaatttgaacaagtgaattttgaaattattcgagattaatgaattatttttataaattatagaaCTTTATAgtaatgttaatgttatttttgtatatagttGACATGAACTATTTCTTTTCTTCCCAAATTTGAATGCATAAAACTTCATTACCGACTGTATTGATTTCTATGCCGTTTTAATAATGATTTTCATATAAACTCATgagcattttaaaataaaaatatagtatgAAACAATCGTATTTCGATTTCCAAATGGTCCTTGATGACTGAACTTCCCAATGGAAGTGAAAAGACCAAAGATTATGTACATATTGATACTATGCACCtgtaataattgtatatatttgtgaaCTGTGTGCAGGTATCGAAAACATGTATCAATATAATGGACCGcatgcaataacaataaatgagGAAGGTTGCGGTATTTCCAAAACATGCGaaagttttattgaaattacttGTATATtgcatgcatgtgtatgtgcatgGGAGAGTTGCAGACCGTGACAGAGATCCAGATAATGTACATTGAATCCTACAACCTTCTTTATGATCCTTCAATGTAGatataagtacatacatacatacaaatattcaCATTCAATTACAACACTGAAATATGTACACAAGTGTGTATGGTTGTGTGACCATGCTTCAACATGTAAAACCGTCTGTTTAAAAATTGGCACATACAATTATACATTGTATATGTGAACGTACATATGTTTATACACAATGTCTATTTTGTTGTCCAATATATTCATATCTCtgcatacgtacatatgtacatgcacTTATAATCAAGCAAGCGtgccacatacatacatacatacatatgtacatatgtagtatgTGGGTACCTTTGTTCATACATACAAATGCCAGTACCTTCACAATTGCACATAGAAAATTGATTATCACTTATTGCAATACATGTATccaaataattgtattttgttttttttttcagcattggtttttttttagatcTCTCAATGGTGCTACAAATACAcagtttgctgttgttgtattgtcGTGTATATCACGGAACGCATAGAGTGCAAAACT comes from the Drosophila sulfurigaster albostrigata strain 15112-1811.04 chromosome 2L, ASM2355843v2, whole genome shotgun sequence genome and includes:
- the LOC133838355 gene encoding protein gustavus isoform X1, translated to MELGKKRYKGGRTPAVRSSDRRRPQSISTSSTLSPRVVLSRLEPRDFERLRLSYKVAIDQRRSRSCRGMNMGQKISGGVKTVNRNDTQSTFKPIIPRELQADFVKPARIDILLDMPPASREVQLKHSWNSEDRSLNIFVKEDDKLTFHRHPVAQSTDCIRGKVGLTKGLHIWEIYWPTRQRGTHAVVGVASGDAPLHSVGYQSLVGSTEQSWGWDLGRNKLYHDSKNCAGITYPAILKNDEAFLVPDKFLVALDMDEGTLSFIVDQQYLGIAFRGLKGKKLYPVVSAVWGHCEITMRYIGGLDPEPLPLMDLCRRTIRQKIGRVNLEERIQQLQLPQSMKTYLLYKNRR
- the LOC133838355 gene encoding protein gustavus isoform X2; amino-acid sequence: MYKGGRTPAVRSSDRRRPQSISTSSTLSPRVVLSRLEPRDFERLRLSYKVAIDQRRSRSCRGMNMGQKISGGVKTVNRNDTQSTFKPIIPRELQADFVKPARIDILLDMPPASREVQLKHSWNSEDRSLNIFVKEDDKLTFHRHPVAQSTDCIRGKVGLTKGLHIWEIYWPTRQRGTHAVVGVASGDAPLHSVGYQSLVGSTEQSWGWDLGRNKLYHDSKNCAGITYPAILKNDEAFLVPDKFLVALDMDEGTLSFIVDQQYLGIAFRGLKGKKLYPVVSAVWGHCEITMRYIGGLDPEPLPLMDLCRRTIRQKIGRVNLEERIQQLQLPQSMKTYLLYKNRR